The Neurospora crassa OR74A linkage group IV, whole genome shotgun sequence genome has a segment encoding these proteins:
- a CDS encoding RSC complex subunit, giving the protein MEEGSVNYGTPNNGASPSANPILAQPPLPDSTAGNQSEDVQMGEGPEPTIKQDDSTPAPGAASATPLDASEGAGVAATAPEDEEMGDAPKEETAQNGDGASANEGSGDVAKTKEQIGNAAREHVISQTHAIILPSYSTWFDRNTIHNIERKALPEFFNNRNRSKTPAVYKDYRDFMIDTYRLVPYEYLTVTACRRNLAGDVCAIMRVHAFLEQWGLINYQVDADQRPSHVGPPFTGHFKIIVDTPRGLQPWQPAADPALVEGKPSKDTEAKATATPVPKNEQTLELGRNIYEANAKNNKLNKTNGETPAANGASEADALTKAPIAKVICCNCGIDCTRIYYHSSQADVNSKTKYDMCPSCYLEGRLPANQTNASYTRMENPTYTSILDRDAPWSDAETLRLLEALERYDDDWGEIAEYVGTRTREECVLQFLQLDIEDKYLESEKLDAPVGLQMLGSHGGQLPFSQVDNPVMSVVGFLASLADPASTAAAAGKSAELLKQGLRNKLEGGAENTESEDKGKEKEKSGDSMEVDVRHETTTTTTTVSTTTTTTKTSALANIPLATMGARAGGLASHEEREMTRLVSAAVNVTLEKMELKLKYFNEMEAILQAERRELERARQQLFLDRLSFKKRVREVQEGLKAAAAVGGEQGVKLAQEALTDGQRMSFHAPPAVGSVQPLSAEGQVKTYEA; this is encoded by the exons aTGGAGGAGGGATCCGTCAACTACGGCACGCCCAACAATGGCGCGTCGCCAAGTGCGAATCCTATTCTAGCACAGCCACCTTTGCCAGACAGCACCGCTGGCAACCAGAGCGAAG ATGTACAGATGGGCGAAGGCCCCGAACCAACCATCAAACAAGATGACAGCACGCCGGCGCCCGGTGCTGCATCCGCCACTCCTTTAGATGCCTCTGAAGGTGCCGGCGTCGCGGCGACTGCccccgaagacgaagagatgGGTGATGCGCCCAAGGAAGAGACAGCTCAGAACGGTGATGGCGCCAGCGCCAACGAAGGCTCCGGCGATGTCGCCAAAACAAAAGAGCAGATCGGCAATGCTGCGCGAGAGCATGTCATATCACAGACGCACGCCATTATCCTTCCCAGCTACAGCACCTGGTTCGATCGGAACACTATTCACAATATCGAGAGGAAAGCGCTGCCAGAGTTCTTCAACAACAGGAACCGTAGCAAGACGCCTGCCGTATACAAGGACTATCGCGACTTCATGATCGACACCTACCGACTGGTGCCATACGAGTACCTCACTGTCACGGCTTGCAGACGTAACTTGGCTGGTGATGTTTGCGCCATCATGCGCGTCCATGCTTTCCTTGAACAGTGGGGTCTTATTAACTACCAA GTTGATGCCGACCAGCGGCCATCGCATGTCGGCCCCCCCTTTACCGGTCATTTCAAGATCATTGTCGACACCCCTCGTGGTCTTCAGCCATGGCAGCCCGCTGCGGACCCTGCCCTCGTCGAAGGGAAGCCCAGCAAGGACACCGAAGCGAAGGCTACCGCCACACCTGTACCCAAGAACGAACAGACTCTCGAGTTGGGACGCAACATCTACGAGGCCAATGCTAAGAACAACAAGTTGAACAAGACCAATGGAGAGACCCCGGCCGCTAACGGCGCGTCGGAAGCCGATGCCCTGACCAAGGCACCTATCGCCAAGGTGATTTGCTGCAACTGCGGCATTGACTGCACTCGGATCTACTACCACAGCTCACAGGCCGATGTTAATTCGAAGACAAAGTACGACATGTGCCCCAGCTGCTACCTGGAAGGCCGTCTTCCAGCCAACCAAACCAACGCCAGTTACACCAGGATGGAGAATCCGACATACACCTCGATCCTCGACCGAGATGCGCCCTGGAGTGATGCCGAGACTCTCAGGCTTTTGGAGGCGCTCGAAAGGTACGACGATGACTGGGGTGAGATCGCCGAGTACGTCGGAACGAGGACGCGCGAGGAGTGCGTGCTGCAGTTCCTGCAGCTGGATATTGAGGACAAGTATCTGGAATCCGAGAAGTTGGACGCTCCTGTTGGGCTACAGATGCTGGGCAGTCACGGAGGGCAGCTTCCGTTCAGCCAAGTTGACAACCCGGTTATGTCTGTTGTCGGATTTCTCGCCAGCCTTGCGGATCCGGCCAGCACAGCAGCCGCTGCCGGGAAGTCGGCAGAGCTCCTTAAACAAGGACTGCGCAACAAGCTTGAAGGTGGGGCTGAAAATACAGAGTCGGAGGATAAgggcaaggagaaggagaagagtggCGACTCGATGGAGGTGGATGTCAGGCACGAGACTACCACAACTACAACGACCGtttccacaaccaccacaacaaccaagaCATCGGCATTGGCCAACATCCCGCTCGCGACCATGGGGGCTAGAGCCGGCGGCCTTGCCTCGCACGAAGAGAGGGAAATGACCCGCCTTGTATCGGCAGCGGTGAACGTGACactggagaagatggagttgAAGCTCAAGTACTTCAACGAGATGGAGGCGATCCTGCAAGCCGAGAGGCGAGAACTCGAGCGCGCGCGTCAGCAGTTGTTCCTGGACCGCCTATCATTCAAGAAGCGGGTACGGGAGGTTCAAGAAGGACTCAAGGCTGCCGCTGCGGTTGGTGGAGAGCAAGGCGTCAAGTTGGCCCAAGAGGCGTTGACGGACGGGCAGCGGATGAGTTTCCACGCGCCACCGGCGGTAGGATCAGTCCAACCCCTGAGCGCAGAAGGCCAGGTGAAGACATACGAGGCATGA